From the genome of Scytonema hofmannii PCC 7110, one region includes:
- a CDS encoding PfaB family protein, producing MEKIAIVGFSCLFPEAKNSEEFWQNLIQQKDSTSFVTTQEIGVDPQVFYDPAKGQADKFYSLQGGFIRNFQFDSTGYKLPAEFLQSLDNTFKWSLDTAKQALQHSGYLGNEAILAKCGIILGALSLPTQFSNKIFAPIYQQVLSPAIKELLQCQNFDFTSPNEPAKVSAHNAMISGLPAAIVAQALALSNIHLCIDAACSSPLYAAKLASHYLRTHKADLMLAGGISCSDPLFIRMLFSGIQGYPEDNDLSRPLDKSSRGLITADGVGMVVLKRYSDAVKDGDRIYATISGTGLSNDGRGKHLLSPSSKGQILAFERAYKEAQISPKDIDYMECHATGTLLGDTTEFNSVETFFGKHQATPLVGSVKGNVGHLLVAAGSVSLIKALLSMSKGVIPPTINISDPIGTENNVIAPQRIVTSTTDWPNKTPVKRAAISAFGFGGTNAHMILEQGENSPSSPTPPTPVAKVAIVGMDAFFGSCNGLDAFDRSIYDGTQNFIPLPSNRWHGIEDRQDLLQQYGLPEGKAPVGAYIQDLELDTLSYKIPPNELAKLNPQQLLLLKVADRALKDAGLKEGGNVAVLIAAETEFSVHQLQQRWNLSWQIKEGLATGGISLPEDKLAQLENITKDAVHHPVEIAEYLSYISNIMASRISSLWDFTGPTFTVTAGENSTFKVLEIAQMLLSAGEVDAVLIGAVDLAGGLENVLLRSKLAPVNTGTNTLSYDQKANGWIVGEGAGAVVLKRHDTAKKDNDRIYAVVDAVGFGTAPCSRRTQIEEQNISVHQRSSAVRITSLDAGTVSQACQEAFQMAGIKPTDVEYLEVYGSGISQEDEAEIKGLIQAYPAGENNLSCAIGSVKANIGHTYVASGMASLIKTALCLYHKYIPATPKWSGVKNQEVWQGSPFYVSAESRPWFLGKDAKKRVAAINNMGMDGTYAHIILSDEPEQQQHNSRYLQQMPYYLFPIVGCDRTELLQQVNALQTTIDNSHSLAAVARQSFLEFQKHSEANYALAILGRNKNELAREMESAVKGVNKAFESGEDWQTPAGSYFTAKPLGKKGGIAYVYPAAVNSYLGIGRTLFRLFPRVHGDTVIKSLFSLFAEVSQLVFPRSLNKLSTKQLESLEKQLLNNALAIFETDMAFARLITTIVRDDFRVKPKYVFGYSLGETSMMTAMGVWSNFSEGINAFHSSPLFADRIAGPKNAVREHWGLPKTPSSNDDFWSTYLLMASPSQVQECLKHENRVYLTQINTPEEVLISGDSLCCQRVIKTLGCNAFRAPFNHAIHCEPMQSEYEEVVRVNTLPSHNIPGIAFYSSAEYEPIPLESHAIARSLAKGLCQPLDFPRLVNRVYDDGARIFIEAGSGNVCSRWIDKILENKEHITIPLNRRGIDDHASIIRALGKLLSHQVAVDLSLLYGETSEASSQRKPTVKTLTLGRATPIGEIPQEKVPQGNRIVASILTDENRKIFQNAARKLPPRIDTKQQQNKPQSTESESRNYPKTTIPNQPPASNIHNIITPSIPQPEKLNMKNAPNNSFEPKKRVQSGEQKTTQEIVSHRTLSTPNNIQQLSHITTQRYPNKTQYEKLSNNNFIVHQTHAKFLKSRHQFSQQMSEIIQLQLTCVENLLNS from the coding sequence GTGGAAAAAATAGCGATCGTTGGATTTTCATGTCTTTTTCCTGAAGCCAAAAACTCAGAAGAATTTTGGCAGAACCTTATTCAACAAAAAGATTCAACATCATTTGTTACTACTCAAGAAATAGGAGTCGATCCACAAGTTTTTTACGATCCAGCCAAAGGTCAAGCTGATAAATTTTATTCTCTGCAAGGAGGATTTATTCGTAACTTTCAGTTTGACTCAACTGGATATAAACTACCCGCAGAATTTCTGCAAAGTTTAGATAATACCTTCAAGTGGTCTCTTGATACTGCAAAACAAGCATTGCAGCATAGCGGTTATCTAGGAAATGAAGCGATTCTTGCAAAATGTGGAATCATATTAGGCGCACTCTCATTGCCTACCCAATTCTCCAATAAAATATTTGCTCCCATTTATCAGCAGGTACTATCCCCCGCCATTAAAGAACTTTTGCAGTGTCAGAACTTTGATTTCACTTCTCCAAATGAGCCTGCAAAAGTTTCTGCTCACAATGCAATGATATCGGGTTTGCCAGCTGCAATTGTTGCTCAAGCTTTGGCTTTATCAAATATTCATTTGTGTATTGACGCTGCTTGTTCTTCACCGTTATACGCTGCTAAACTAGCCTCTCATTATTTGCGGACGCATAAAGCAGATTTAATGTTAGCTGGAGGTATTAGTTGTTCTGACCCTCTGTTTATTCGGATGTTGTTCTCTGGTATCCAAGGATATCCTGAAGATAATGACCTCAGCCGTCCTTTGGATAAGTCATCGCGAGGGCTGATTACTGCAGATGGAGTAGGGATGGTTGTCCTGAAACGATACAGCGATGCAGTTAAAGATGGCGATCGCATTTACGCTACTATCTCTGGTACAGGGCTTTCTAACGATGGTAGGGGTAAGCACTTGCTTAGCCCCAGTTCCAAAGGACAAATTCTCGCTTTTGAACGGGCTTACAAAGAAGCACAAATCAGCCCGAAAGACATTGACTACATGGAGTGCCATGCTACCGGTACACTATTGGGAGATACTACCGAATTTAATTCAGTAGAAACATTCTTCGGCAAACATCAAGCAACCCCTCTAGTAGGTTCTGTAAAGGGAAATGTTGGGCATTTGCTAGTTGCGGCTGGTTCCGTCAGCTTGATTAAAGCCCTTTTAAGTATGTCCAAGGGTGTCATTCCACCGACTATCAATATTAGTGACCCCATAGGAACAGAGAACAACGTCATCGCACCTCAAAGAATTGTTACCAGTACCACTGATTGGCCCAACAAAACACCAGTTAAACGAGCAGCTATTAGTGCCTTTGGTTTTGGTGGAACTAACGCACATATGATTTTGGAACAAGGAGAAAATTCTCCCTCATCCCCCACTCCCCCGACACCAGTAGCCAAAGTCGCTATCGTGGGTATGGATGCGTTTTTCGGTTCCTGTAATGGATTAGATGCTTTTGACCGCAGCATTTATGATGGAACACAAAATTTTATTCCTCTTCCCTCAAACAGATGGCATGGTATAGAAGATCGACAAGACCTACTTCAGCAGTACGGATTGCCAGAAGGTAAAGCACCCGTGGGGGCTTACATCCAAGATTTAGAACTAGATACCCTATCATATAAAATCCCACCCAATGAGCTAGCAAAGCTTAACCCGCAGCAACTGTTACTTTTGAAAGTTGCCGATCGCGCCTTAAAAGATGCAGGATTGAAAGAGGGTGGAAATGTCGCCGTTTTGATTGCGGCGGAGACAGAATTCTCAGTACACCAGTTACAGCAAAGATGGAATTTGTCTTGGCAAATCAAAGAAGGATTGGCTACTGGTGGAATTTCTTTACCGGAAGACAAACTTGCTCAACTGGAAAACATTACCAAAGATGCCGTTCACCATCCTGTAGAGATTGCGGAATATCTCAGCTATATCTCTAACATTATGGCAAGTCGCATCTCCTCCCTTTGGGATTTCACAGGTCCAACTTTCACTGTGACTGCAGGAGAAAACTCCACTTTCAAAGTCTTAGAGATAGCACAAATGCTACTCTCCGCCGGAGAAGTCGATGCCGTGTTAATAGGTGCTGTGGATTTGGCGGGAGGTTTGGAAAATGTCCTATTACGAAGCAAACTCGCACCAGTTAATACAGGTACAAATACTTTAAGTTACGACCAGAAAGCAAATGGCTGGATAGTTGGCGAAGGTGCAGGGGCTGTTGTACTGAAGCGCCATGATACAGCTAAAAAAGACAATGACCGTATATATGCAGTTGTAGATGCTGTTGGTTTTGGAACCGCACCCTGTAGCAGACGCACGCAGATAGAAGAACAAAATATCAGCGTCCATCAGCGTTCGTCTGCGGTTAGAATTACATCACTTGATGCAGGGACAGTCAGCCAAGCTTGCCAAGAAGCTTTTCAAATGGCTGGTATTAAACCCACAGACGTAGAATATTTGGAAGTTTATGGTAGTGGAATTTCCCAAGAAGACGAAGCAGAAATCAAGGGTTTAATTCAAGCGTATCCCGCAGGCGAAAATAATTTAAGCTGTGCCATTGGAAGCGTCAAAGCCAATATCGGTCATACCTATGTTGCTTCGGGTATGGCTAGCTTGATTAAAACTGCACTGTGTCTCTATCACAAGTATATTCCTGCAACTCCTAAATGGTCTGGTGTAAAAAACCAAGAAGTTTGGCAAGGTAGCCCTTTTTATGTGAGCGCGGAATCAAGACCTTGGTTTTTAGGTAAGGATGCTAAAAAGAGAGTCGCTGCAATTAACAACATGGGAATGGATGGCACCTATGCCCATATCATCCTATCAGACGAACCCGAACAGCAACAGCATAACAGCAGGTATCTGCAGCAAATGCCTTACTACCTGTTCCCAATTGTAGGTTGCGATCGCACTGAGTTACTCCAGCAGGTTAACGCTCTCCAAACAACCATAGATAATTCTCATTCTTTAGCGGCTGTAGCACGCCAAAGTTTTCTAGAATTTCAAAAACATTCTGAAGCTAACTACGCCCTCGCCATTTTGGGACGGAATAAAAATGAGTTAGCAAGAGAAATGGAATCTGCTGTCAAAGGAGTGAATAAGGCTTTTGAGAGTGGGGAAGATTGGCAAACACCAGCAGGGAGTTATTTCACAGCAAAACCACTCGGCAAAAAGGGAGGAATTGCTTACGTCTATCCGGCTGCTGTCAATTCTTATCTTGGCATTGGTCGAACGCTCTTTCGCTTGTTCCCAAGAGTTCACGGTGATACAGTTATCAAGAGTCTTTTCAGCCTGTTTGCAGAAGTTTCTCAACTTGTCTTTCCTAGAAGCTTAAATAAATTATCAACCAAGCAGTTGGAAAGTCTCGAAAAGCAGTTACTGAATAATGCCCTAGCAATCTTTGAAACAGATATGGCATTTGCCAGACTGATTACAACAATTGTACGAGATGATTTCCGAGTTAAGCCAAAATACGTCTTTGGCTACAGCTTGGGGGAGACAAGCATGATGACTGCTATGGGAGTGTGGAGTAACTTTAGCGAAGGAATTAATGCCTTTCACTCCTCTCCCTTGTTTGCAGACAGAATAGCTGGGCCAAAAAATGCCGTGCGCGAACATTGGGGATTGCCAAAAACGCCATCGTCCAACGATGATTTTTGGAGTACTTATCTTTTGATGGCAAGCCCATCTCAAGTTCAAGAATGCCTCAAACATGAAAATCGCGTTTACTTAACTCAAATTAATACACCAGAAGAAGTCCTGATTTCTGGTGATTCTTTATGTTGTCAGAGAGTTATTAAAACCTTGGGTTGCAACGCTTTTCGCGCCCCTTTCAACCACGCAATCCATTGCGAACCGATGCAGTCTGAGTACGAAGAGGTTGTGAGAGTCAACACCTTACCCTCACACAATATACCCGGAATTGCCTTTTACTCCTCAGCAGAATACGAACCGATACCACTTGAGAGTCATGCGATCGCACGCAGTTTAGCAAAAGGTTTGTGTCAACCGCTAGATTTTCCCCGACTCGTTAACCGAGTCTACGACGATGGGGCAAGAATATTTATTGAAGCAGGATCTGGTAACGTCTGTTCGCGATGGATAGATAAAATCTTAGAAAACAAAGAACACATTACCATACCCCTCAATAGAAGAGGCATTGACGACCATGCTTCCATTATAAGAGCGTTAGGAAAACTCCTCAGCCATCAAGTCGCCGTAGACTTATCACTCTTATACGGTGAAACATCAGAAGCATCAAGCCAACGCAAACCAACAGTCAAAACACTCACTTTAGGAAGGGCTACCCCAATCGGAGAAATCCCACAGGAAAAAGTTCCTCAAGGAAACCGAATTGTTGCCAGTATTTTAACAGACGAAAACCGAAAAATTTTCCAAAACGCAGCCCGCAAACTACCCCCGCGCATTGATACCAAGCAACAACAGAACAAACCGCAATCTACAGAATCAGAAAGCAGAAATTACCCCAAAACGACCATTCCCAACCAACCACCCGCAAGCAACATTCACAACATTATTACACCATCAATACCCCAGCCCGAAAAATTAAACATGAAAAATGCCCCCAATAACAGTTTTGAACCTAAAAAACGAGTACAATCTGGTGAGCAAAAAACAACTCAAGAAATTGTTTCCCATAGAACCTTGTCAACACCAAATAACATTCAACAACTTAGTCACATCACCACTCAACGGTACCCAAACAAGACCCAATATGAAAAGTTAAGCAATAACAATTTTATTGTTCATCAAACCCACGCCAAGTTCTTAAAATCAAGACATCAATTTAGTCAACAAATGAGTGAAATCATTCAATTACAACTAACCTGTGTTGAGAATTTGCTAAATAGTTAG
- a CDS encoding PfaD family polyunsaturated fatty acid/polyketide biosynthesis protein: MTVLTNYDNGLNFHTNSFHYNQVWKGALDCVAFEHSAIKEKLLKLEKPCYIIRVAGKIGVTNDGYLSPTDNGKTGQAELLVATPPVSTANLGDPSFLSFHDVKSAYSTGAMAGGIASEEMVIALGKEKLLGSFGAGGLSPDRLKAAIHRIQEALPQGPYAFNLIHSPNEPANERRAVDLYLKYGVRTIEASAFLDLTPNIVYYRAAGLGVNAGNQIEIKNKVLAKISRREVASKFLQPAPLKILKELVQQGLITELQANLAAQLPIADDITVEADSGGHTDNRPLVCLLPSILALKNEIQDKYHYSTPIRVGVAGGIGTPQSALAGFMMGAAYVVTGSINQSCVEAGTSEYTKQLLAQADMADFMMAPAADMFEMGVKLQVLKKGTMFALRAQKLYELYRNYNSIDDIPNQEREKLEKQIFRKTLDQVWEETVSYLSQRNPEKLNKAASNPKIKMAAIFKWYLGLSSRWSTAGEKGREVDYQVWCGPAIGSFNNWVSGSYLAEPKNRKVVDVAHHIMTGAAYLHRIQSLKIQGLQMTDYYSQYLPN, translated from the coding sequence ATGACAGTTTTAACTAACTACGATAACGGTCTCAACTTCCACACCAACTCATTCCATTACAACCAAGTGTGGAAAGGCGCATTAGATTGCGTTGCTTTTGAACACTCAGCAATCAAAGAGAAATTGCTGAAATTAGAGAAACCATGCTACATCATTAGAGTCGCCGGAAAAATTGGTGTGACCAACGATGGTTATCTCTCTCCTACAGACAATGGGAAAACAGGACAAGCCGAACTTTTGGTAGCAACCCCACCCGTATCAACAGCAAATTTAGGAGACCCTAGTTTTTTATCATTTCACGACGTGAAATCAGCTTATTCTACTGGTGCAATGGCTGGTGGTATTGCTTCTGAAGAAATGGTCATTGCACTGGGGAAAGAAAAACTATTAGGTTCTTTCGGAGCGGGTGGATTGAGTCCGGATCGACTAAAAGCAGCGATTCATCGCATTCAAGAAGCATTACCCCAAGGTCCCTACGCCTTTAATTTGATTCACAGCCCCAATGAACCTGCGAATGAACGTCGTGCGGTGGATTTGTACCTCAAATATGGGGTAAGAACCATAGAAGCATCTGCATTTTTGGATTTAACTCCCAATATTGTCTATTATCGTGCTGCAGGGTTAGGCGTTAATGCTGGAAATCAAATTGAAATTAAAAACAAAGTCCTTGCCAAAATTTCTCGGCGAGAAGTTGCGAGTAAATTTCTCCAACCAGCACCGCTAAAAATTTTGAAAGAACTTGTTCAACAAGGGCTGATTACTGAATTACAGGCAAATTTAGCAGCACAATTACCAATAGCTGATGATATTACTGTAGAAGCAGATTCTGGCGGTCATACAGACAATCGCCCCCTAGTGTGTCTGTTACCTTCGATTCTGGCTTTAAAAAATGAAATTCAGGACAAATATCATTACTCAACACCCATTCGAGTTGGAGTTGCAGGAGGAATTGGTACACCACAATCAGCTTTAGCAGGATTTATGATGGGTGCTGCTTATGTGGTGACAGGATCGATCAATCAATCTTGTGTTGAAGCAGGAACAAGCGAATATACCAAGCAATTACTAGCGCAAGCCGATATGGCTGATTTCATGATGGCTCCGGCTGCAGATATGTTTGAAATGGGAGTTAAACTTCAAGTTCTCAAGAAAGGAACTATGTTTGCTTTAAGAGCGCAAAAATTATATGAGTTATACAGAAACTATAACTCAATTGATGATATTCCTAATCAAGAACGAGAGAAGTTAGAAAAACAGATTTTTCGCAAGACTTTAGACCAAGTTTGGGAAGAAACTGTTAGTTATTTATCCCAAAGAAACCCGGAAAAACTCAACAAAGCAGCCAGCAATCCCAAAATCAAAATGGCGGCAATTTTTAAATGGTATTTAGGATTATCCTCTCGTTGGTCTACTGCTGGAGAAAAGGGAAGAGAAGTTGATTATCAAGTTTGGTGCGGTCCAGCAATAGGAAGCTTTAATAACTGGGTCAGTGGCTCTTACCTCGCTGAACCAAAGAATCGCAAAGTTGTTGATGTTGCTCATCATATTATGACGGGAGCAGCATATTTACACCGCATTCAAAGTTTGAAAATTCAAGGCTTGCAAATGACTGACTACTACAGTCAATATCTGCCAAATTAG
- a CDS encoding thioester reductase domain-containing protein, translating into MVSNQSRTSEEIQAWLVSNLAEALKISPREINVQEPLDSYGLNSAQGMVLITKTEKMLGFEVSPMLLWHYPNIAALSERLAEESQEKNSGVSDTKNASLANSSAAKAATLDLSAEVVLDPNIRPASSSFEFTPELNNVFLTGGTGYLGAFIIYELLQSTHADIYCLVRASNSEEGKRKLKQNLQQYAIWEDKFSSRIIAVPGDLSQPLLGLSKEGFDMLAANLDAVYHSAAMLNYVYPYSALKTANVLGTQEVIRLASDIKTKPLHYVSSVAIFESPVYAGQVVREHDSFDHWEGIFLGYSQTKWVAEKLVKLAGSRGLPITIHRPPLIGGHSETGVSNTNDFICLMIKGCLEMGYFPDVDYMMDMSPVDYVSKAVVYLSQQKESIGKAFHLQHPQPVPLKMLVDWMRSFGYPIQLMPYDAWQSELMKSLSSGDNSLYTLRPFLLEKWSQEGLTIPDLYLQAKRPIISCRETLDALAGSSIVCPPIDSRLFMTYSAYLIESGFLKVA; encoded by the coding sequence ATGGTTTCCAATCAATCTCGTACTTCAGAAGAAATTCAAGCATGGTTAGTATCCAATCTTGCGGAAGCTTTAAAGATTTCACCACGTGAAATCAATGTTCAAGAGCCTTTAGATAGTTATGGTTTGAATTCAGCCCAGGGTATGGTACTGATTACCAAAACAGAAAAGATGCTGGGATTTGAAGTTTCTCCAATGCTGTTGTGGCATTATCCTAATATCGCGGCTCTTTCAGAACGCTTGGCTGAAGAATCGCAAGAGAAAAATTCGGGTGTTTCAGACACCAAGAATGCATCCCTAGCAAATTCTTCTGCAGCAAAAGCTGCAACTCTAGATTTGAGTGCTGAGGTTGTTTTAGACCCAAATATCCGACCTGCATCTTCATCTTTTGAATTCACCCCTGAACTCAATAATGTCTTCTTAACTGGAGGAACGGGTTATTTAGGTGCTTTTATTATTTACGAACTGCTTCAATCAACTCATGCAGATATTTACTGCTTGGTACGCGCATCTAATTCTGAGGAAGGTAAGCGCAAGTTGAAGCAAAACTTGCAGCAGTATGCCATTTGGGAAGACAAATTTAGTTCTAGAATCATTGCTGTTCCTGGAGATTTGTCTCAGCCCCTTCTTGGTCTGAGCAAAGAAGGCTTTGATATGCTAGCAGCTAACCTTGATGCCGTGTATCACAGTGCTGCTATGCTGAATTATGTATATCCTTACTCTGCACTTAAGACTGCTAATGTTTTAGGCACGCAAGAAGTGATTCGCTTGGCAAGTGATATCAAAACTAAGCCCCTGCATTACGTTTCTAGTGTGGCAATTTTTGAATCCCCTGTTTATGCCGGTCAAGTTGTCAGAGAGCACGATAGCTTTGACCATTGGGAAGGTATTTTTCTAGGATACTCTCAAACAAAATGGGTTGCTGAAAAGCTAGTCAAACTAGCAGGCTCACGCGGACTACCCATCACAATTCACAGACCTCCGTTAATTGGCGGACACAGCGAAACAGGTGTATCCAATACGAATGACTTTATCTGCTTGATGATAAAAGGCTGTCTGGAGATGGGGTATTTTCCAGATGTAGATTACATGATGGATATGTCTCCTGTAGACTATGTGAGCAAAGCAGTTGTTTATTTATCGCAGCAAAAAGAATCGATTGGTAAGGCTTTCCACTTACAACATCCTCAACCAGTACCCTTAAAGATGTTAGTGGATTGGATGCGCTCTTTTGGTTATCCCATCCAACTGATGCCTTATGACGCGTGGCAATCAGAATTAATGAAGAGCCTATCTTCTGGCGACAATTCTTTGTATACACTGCGACCTTTCTTGCTTGAGAAGTGGTCGCAAGAAGGGCTAACTATTCCAGATTTATACCTGCAAGCAAAAAGACCTATTATCAGTTGTCGGGAAACCCTTGATGCCCTAGCAGGAAGCTCTATTGTTTGTCCCCCCATCGATTCTAGGTTATTCATGACTTACTCTGCTTATCTCATTGAAAGCGGTTTCTTGAAAGTAGCGTAG
- a CDS encoding class I SAM-dependent methyltransferase, which produces MSNTTIANLSNPALNSALSPRTFPRIGQKRNQCVVCDYTIPLNDISAFRNFPCNVRAFRNEKFPVWRCPQCKTIHCLDVVDLAHYYEKYPFANAKLTWVLRILYNNLHQQLTKQGFSKTHSMLDYGCANGLFIEYLQERGFTNCYGYDPYAPKNGFGNPATLEKGPFDYILLQDVIEHVEDPYALIRELDRVLAPGGYIFIGTPNAAKIDLNQPYLSDYYNSVHAPYHLHIYTRKTLESLGRCQGWKPIKFIDRAFHDTLLFGLNTRAWNQYQRLFDSTLNVIYESLDLRKALSSHKFLFYAIFGYWLSFQTEMTIVFRKM; this is translated from the coding sequence ATGTCTAATACAACGATCGCGAATCTCTCAAACCCTGCTTTGAATTCTGCTTTATCCCCACGCACTTTCCCAAGAATTGGTCAAAAACGCAATCAATGTGTTGTTTGCGATTACACCATACCTCTTAACGATATTTCTGCATTTCGCAACTTTCCCTGTAATGTCAGAGCTTTTAGGAATGAGAAATTTCCAGTTTGGCGATGCCCTCAGTGCAAAACCATTCACTGCTTGGACGTTGTAGATTTGGCGCATTACTACGAAAAATACCCGTTTGCTAATGCAAAGCTAACTTGGGTTTTGCGGATATTATATAACAATCTGCACCAACAACTTACAAAGCAGGGGTTTTCCAAAACTCACTCAATGCTTGATTACGGTTGTGCTAACGGGTTGTTTATAGAGTATCTTCAAGAACGCGGTTTTACAAATTGTTACGGTTACGATCCTTACGCGCCCAAAAATGGTTTTGGCAATCCTGCAACACTTGAGAAAGGGCCTTTTGATTACATTTTGCTTCAGGACGTTATCGAACATGTTGAAGATCCATATGCACTCATACGCGAGTTAGATCGTGTCCTTGCACCTGGTGGTTATATTTTCATTGGTACACCAAATGCAGCTAAAATTGACTTAAATCAACCTTATTTATCCGATTACTATAACTCAGTGCATGCGCCCTACCATCTTCACATTTATACTCGCAAAACTTTAGAATCCCTGGGACGTTGTCAAGGTTGGAAACCTATAAAATTTATTGACCGCGCTTTTCACGATACACTTTTGTTCGGTTTAAATACTCGTGCCTGGAATCAATACCAGCGCCTCTTTGACAGCACTTTAAATGTTATTTATGAATCTCTCGACTTACGGAAAGCGCTAAGTTCTCATAAGTTTCTTTTCTACGCCATTTTCGGCTATTGGCTGAGTTTTCAAACTGAGATGACTATAGTTTTTCGTAAAATGTAG